In Ornithodoros turicata isolate Travis chromosome 1, ASM3712646v1, whole genome shotgun sequence, the DNA window TCACAGCTTTATGCATGGTTAACGTGGGGTGGAGTGGAGGCGTGATTAGTCAAACACAAGCGTTTTTCGTGTCATGAACGGATGCGTGTGAACACCGTGTCGTACGACAACCGCATCCGCAGTCGATCCGTACCGTACCCGCAACGGATAGAAGTAgcacactcttaactcggtaccctttagtaaagggtaaaaaatcgcaatattttaccctctatttcagaagctaccaggtaccctctgagcagtaccttttataaaagttacaaggaaaccggccaattagaggttacggccttcaatccagcacctgcccgtaaaggttacgccaacgtgcggctttttatacagaatgttcatttttatccgcaacagagtagcgctcatttggcaggtgggttatgtgaatttttgctgattaatcgatccgtagttacgaacacatgcgtcaggaaatgtcggaaatgtttgtaactacgaatgggttaatttgcgaaaattaacataacccacctgtcaaatgagcgctggtgtgatgcgaataaaaacaaacaccctgtgcgtgggatatggacagacatttacagaacacaccaaggtaccaaaatgaaccagcagaaaaggagatcttgaacatatgtatattacaaaaacagaagtctgtcgagaggtgacacattgtgcacaagtgcgattctggtgtgaggagaaaccatggtcgctttaccatgtatgttgaaaaaagaggaaaaaatcTTCTAAGTGAggagcaatgcataaaagtgcgaggaagccagcgagtcaaaacaactgacctatgtttgctaagctgaacagacccaacgaaacggagaattgcagcagaaaattTTTTCCACATTcgaatttattccacattcgtgttgcagaggcgagcgcaaatggcaatacagtattacataaaacgcacacaaccttgaggaatatgggtgtatacagtaacgcaggagacactacattactgcgttatcagcgttggaggcgctctgggacgagtttgtgaggtactgcattgcgctggtgaccgtatgtgaacctgcatgtgggatcctgggaacaaaagtttgggcaatgagagtaacatttacggaaccattcaaatccgtacaaagcacaaggtacaaagcagcataaatgcgggaaggcgttcactccgcgattgagtcttagaatatcgtaagactacaacaagtaggaagctgcgaattatatatctcggtgcatatatccgcagctcgcaaaatgcacgccggtgtattgacttggcgaccaagtaagagcagaaaagtagcaagcgtaagtggcgttcatatgcaggaccgcaaaacgcttgccataatcacaacaaacatgcgctaagagctcttgctatcaaaataacacACGTATccagcacaaaatgtacacttacccagtgtatgaagtgtgtgaattagggctgcgctggtgacgttcgttttcggttactatatattctttgcaatcttcgcactcactacactttcccctgagaacaccgaaaatatccttgtttgctagcgacatctagctttttccgttgttcctgacgatactatgataaacgcgaggaaaaccactgattaaaacagattacacttgttaacggacggacgacgagcgttaagcgtctcaaggaaaccgctctctgtgtggatagacctagaccaggctcggctacgcagcgaaatcggaaatcttggtggttgcggcattgacaatggttttctaCCCTTTAAAAAGAagcatactatcagtattccagactgcgaacttataatctgtgttcatacagcattgataacatgtagtctacgtatagatgacgctgaaacagataaaaaaataacagcgtagattcgcaactgtcgtctcgaatgggatgCTGAagcgcggcattatgctgaaaaacagaaggaaaacaaacgataagaaactaacaaagaaattatcgttggagatttcgcttagaagttacagtgtcggagtagagggtacatttataagttacaacaacctgtttttgttttttccgagatgtaacttctattcctGTTggaaagacatgactttggtctcttttaacctctaaatatacgttacagtggtgtaacctataagaaatctcgaaatctacgtctatatagaagttacatggttctaaaagttacaataaaaggtacgggtttaagagtgcaGTGTGAACTAGGCATTATAGCCGACCGCTATATGTGTGCACTACAGGTCGTCGCAAGGACTGATTCGGTAACATAACCTCCAGGAGATCTTATTGTGCCGCCGAACAATCTCCCGAAAGATTATTGATCAGTAACATTCGTAAAGCACATCACTCTTGGTCTCGACAAGTATGAGCAACTCTTCGCTGACACAATGCTCCAAGCGTAGAGGCGGTCGCCCATTGACTGGATCCTCCATGCAAATCTCTACATGGCGTCATCCAGGGGACCACGAAGCCAAGTCgtgtgttcggtcaggttttgtcatattgtgaacatttcgtagacaagcgAAATAAATCTTCTATTCAGAACACACAGGCACCCTCCACAAGATGTTTCTTGGTTATTTCGTAGGACCGCGGATGCTCACGCCGCCGCCATACCAGACTAGCGTCGGCGGCTAATACACTGCTCGCGCCACCATATCAGACTAGTGTCAGCAGTCAGCACATATTTGTCCGGCATCTGGTGACCACAAGAGCCAGCTTACCATCATCATGCCTCCCGGCCCGAGGCGGCTGCTCCATGGCTTCTATACACACAGGGCCGTCACAGGGCACTTGGAGTTCCGGGCTACTAGGCGAaatattggtggtggtggtggtgtttaTGAAATAGCTCTGGAACATTACCCACagcccacattcgtgaggccaacaacggcaagccggttttcgtcaccgccaccaccaccaccgccacctggAATATTACCGAAATATTTACAAATAAATGCCATTTATTTTACCATAGGGGACGCTAAGAGGATGATACGTGAACTGAGACAAAAAATGTGCAACTCTTCATGGCTGACAGGATCTGCTCGATCTTCGGTGTTGTACAGGGTCGACCACGATCTACGCTTCCAGGTACCTCCGTCGTTTCCTGGACAACCAGCGTGTCTCCTGCATAGCCTCCGGCTGAACGTCCCGTACAGCGGTCGGTAGCTCTACAAACCACCATCAGTCAAACCACCATCAAGTCACCATCTCCAAACTGCAGTGAGTGCGATGTTGTGgaggacacagagcacatcCTCCTTAGGTGCTCCAAGTATGCCGGCAGTCGCAGGACACTAGAAGCAAGCCTAGACGCCCGgccatttgaccttgtaaagctcctgGGTTGTCAGCCATTCAATCATtaagcggctgcattgaaagcgctcctacgtttccttgaagaaacgcatcggattgacattttgtgacaccTTCTGGTCCCTTGGTTTGTGACAAGTCttcccactagttcgggatgtttgtctcccgCTCTCAAACTACTGagctttctccttttcttctttgtttctccaactaactgcggctaagtggtctggggtagccagtctgactttgtcgtgacttaaattcccatttttttcttcttctatcacatcacgTCACATTACAGAAATATTACCGGCCCTTCGCACCACTCGCCAGCAAGTGGAACAGGCCCCAAGCGAGAGCGCTCCCGGAGAACTGTAAAGCGTACTTGCGCGGCGACACGCCTGACGACTAGGATTTGTTCCCATATCTGCAGCTGCTTGACGTGTTCTTCCAACCGGGAACGTGATTTCAGCAAAGATAACGGCGAACTGACGAGTGAAGATGGGGGAGGGACAGGGTAGAGGAACCGTGCACTGGACATCTCAAACGGTCATATGACACGTTCAAGACCTCGGCCACGCGTCTGTGGAGAGCCGCCGGCAGCAAACACTCGAGAAAGAATGTCGCAGGTCTGGCTTTTCATAAATAGCGCAGCGATTAGAGAAAGGTGCTCTTATAGAAACGATCGGTTGTGATATCGCACGAGGCCATGGGCCAGACGGCACGTAAAAGATGACTGGCGTGGCTCCAGATAGAGCGCCGCAAGACGCTTCGATGCCAGTGTGGCAGGGGAGAGGTCATTCTCTCTTGGCAAAAGTTGCGTTTCATGTTGTTGCACTCTGACCATCTGGTGCAGGCGAAGACATAATGCTTCCAAACCTGGACCCCGACACTTTTATCCCACGTAGAGCATCCGCTGCATCCGCATACAGAGGGAGCTGGAACACCTAACCGCAGGATAGTGTGACATATTCGGCCTGTGAAGTACCGAAGTTTGAAGCTGAGATAACACTTATGGCGCATTcgcgtggtcatttcgtagcaacactgtctagcgctcggaaatttaATTGccgggtgtgggttcgaattaattggtgtgggttcgaatcccactgctggtacATTTTCTTCAGCTCATTGACATAGACATTGGTTCTCGCTTCACCTGGTCGACGGACGTGGATGGAAGAGGTGGTGACCATATCCCTATTTTCGTCGTATGTGACAAGTTTACGGCCAAGGCTCACAGGATCGCTCGGCTTACGAATTGGAATGCATTCCGGGATTTGTGCAGATGGGGCACATAGAGGAATCACTGTTGAGGACATGACTCGTCTCATCATGACAAGTCTAGAGTCGGCTACCGCGACAGTGAAGGTCTGTGCCGGACACGCAGGTACCAACCCAGAAGTTGAGCGTCTTCGGGCACACAGAAGGCGTGCTGAACGTAGGGCTCGACGCTCAAGTCAACTACACGATGTTCAACAGGTGGCTTCGCTCCACCAGGCTTGTGCAGAAAGCGTTGAAAACTTTGGACAGGGACAGATGGCGCAAATTTTGCGAATCCCTATCTCCTTTTGCTCGTCCAGCTAAGATTTGGAGACTGGCACGGAGCTTAAAAGAAGTCCCTCCTGTGAAGAGCCCTCTGCGAGCTTTGTCCTTGTCTCTGTCCAagccagaaaaagaggtggccCAGGACCTTTGCCGGATTATAGCGAGAAGTTCTGAGGCAGCAAACAGTGGAAGGTTCAGTGAATCTGTATCGCACAAGCAAACTACGATTACGCATGCTTCTCTTGTGGCTGATGCTGCTATGGACGCGGACTTCACGCTGGCGGAACTCACGACTGCTATAGCCCTTTCCCAGAAGGCGTCATGCCCTGGCCCTGACAAGGTCTCATATGCAGCTATCAAGAAACTTGATGACAGCTGCCTCCAGGCGCTTCTTGAAGTTTATAATACTTCTTCGAGACAAGGGTGGGTCCCCTCCCTGTGGAAGGAAGCACAAGTTGTCCCCATACTAAAGccaggaaaacacccatcaGACTTGGCATCGTTTCGCCCTGTCAGTTTAATCAGTTGCTTATGCAAGGTCCTTGAGCGAATGGTTTTACACAGGCTGGAGGAGTGGCTGGAGGGACATTCTGCCTTCCCTCAAGAAATGGCAGGATTCCGCCGTCACCGTAGCTCCATGGACTCGGTGCTTGACTTAGTTTTCACCGTGGAGGAAGCGAAAGTCCTCAAGAAGATAACCACAGCCGTCTTCCTTCATGTAAAACGGGCCGATAAAACAGCGATACAGTGAGTCACACTTGTGCTCTGTACGCGCTTCTACAGGCCCGAGTCCCCCAAAGGGCTTTTGGATGGATCAGTGACTTAGTGCACCAAAGATCAATAGTTGTCAAGCCTGGAGAAGGTCATACAGGCCGGACTACGCTATTGCAGGGAGTCCCCCAGGGCAGTGCTTTGAGTCCTCTGCTCTTTAACATTGTCATAGTGGGTCTCAAAGGTTGCGTTTCCAAGGGCATGAACCTGTCACTGTACGCGAATGATGTATGCATagggacagtaggaaaatctcGTCCAGCCATACAAGCCCGGTTACAGCGCTCGCTGGACGCCATCAGCAACTTCTACCTGGATGCAGGGATGGACATCTCAGCTGAAAAATGCGCGGTCCTCTCATTTACGAAGAAACATATGCATCGTTTTCGGCTTCATCTTGGAATGAGTCACCTGCAGCAAGTGAATCACTATAAGATCCTGGGAGTTATTTTAGACCGCAGTCTACCATGGCGCCGACAAGTAGACTACCTCGTTTCTAAGGCGCAGCGCTGGATAAATGTGCTCCGCCACTTTGCTGTTGCACGATGGGGCAGTAAGGAACGGGACCTTCTCATGATGCATAAAGCGCTCGCTAGGGGATGAATGCTTTACGGTCTACCTGTTCTCTATGGCATGTCCTGGACCTGGATCTCCAAACTTCGTGGTACCTCGGCACGTAGTCTGCGGGTTTGCTTAGGGGTACAGCGCTGTACTGACACACGCATGGTGATGGCGGAAGCGAAAGAGGTCCCGATTGAGATCCTGTGTCTGAGACAAAACTATACGGCATCACATGGGCTTGTTGGCCCACCATCGCCGTCATCCTCTGGTCAGAAAGATCTATAAGCGAAGAAACAGCAAAGTCTCCGTACGTGTCCGTGAAGAGCATCAACACCTCCCTCGTTTCACAGTGCAGCATGTAGTTTCCTCCTTACCTCCGTGGACACTCCCAGCACCGGCAATCTCAACCTCTATCCCTGGGATCAAGAACAAGAAAAGGGAAGTCCCAGTTTCTGGTTTGAGGCAAGCGACACTTGAAATGGTGGACGCGGTATACACAACTGATTCTGCTGTCTTCACCGATGGGTCTTCCACTCAAGAAGGTTCATCCTCCCATTTCGTCGTACCAGAGGAGTCCCTGTCATGCGGGTAAGCTTTCGCACCGCACGTCATCCACCTGTGCGGAGCTCTACGCTATACTCTTTTTCCTGAAAAAGCTAGTGGAGTGTCACTTTCAACCCCACTCCTGGGTGATCGATACTGATTCTAAAGCAGCCCTACAGTGTATTGCAAGCAGGGCCACTCGAGGCTCCTTGGTATCAATCGCTACTGACATACTGCAACTTTACAAGCGACTACACGAACAGGGACACCGACTGGTTTTACAGTGGATCCCGGGCCACATCGGTATACGTGGTAATGAAGGCGCAGACTTAATAGCTGAGGAAGCCCACCGCCGTCGACATACGATCTCCCTTATATTGCCAAAAGGGGATAGACGACCTTACCTGTGTAATGAATTAGTATTTGGTTTGGGCTGGTTTTTAAGGTGTCAGCAACTTCGTCTTCCTGGTTGTGGTTGAGACGAAAAAGAGGGCGATGAAAAGAGGGAAAAGGGTGTGCCCTGATACGTTGATGAGCGTGGCGCACTGTGACTGGTCGATTCAGTTGTTCCAACATTGAAGACgataaagttgtttttgttcACGGCCGTCTTGGATATCCTTTTTGTAGAGATCGAACGAATACCTTTTTTCATGGTGCCGAAACCTGGGAGAGTGACTCAGAGGCCTCCCACTGTATCGAAGCCAGGAACCGTGGACCAGAGCTGTCTCAACGTTTAGAGCATTATCGTCTTCAGATCAACGATGGACCGGCTGAAGCCAAAGCGAGCTGTACGCCGAACGCAGACTACTAAGGTCATCAACGAGGCGACAGCAGCACTGGCCGACCCGACTACTACACCGCAAACGTACGCATCACTGCTGGAAAGGCTGTTGCACAACAGCAAGGAGCTAAGTATCTTGGATAGAGAAATAGAACCGCTGATTACCGATCAGCACATGGATCAGGAGTATGCGACAGTGCTCGAATACGAAGATCAAGTCCTCAAGATGACGAGCCTGTTGAAGGCGAAGGCAACGGAACCCGTTCTGAACATTGTGGCAGCCACCACGACATCAACGAACCCGATATCAAACAGTGGAAGGCCAAGTGCGGTTCGACTGCCAAGGTTGCAGCTGCAGACCTTTAACGGAGATCTTGCGAAGTGGACACCATTTTGGGAGCAGTTTCGACAGTCTATTCACGAAAATGAAGATCTCTCACGAAGGGAGAAATTCCAGTATCTGCGTTCTTTGCTGTCCGGACTACCTGCCGCGGCGATAGCGGGTCTTCAAGCGACGGAAATGTGCTACCAGGACGCGATTGACATTTTGACTCGTCGTTTCGGAGATCAGAAGAGAATTGGACAAGAGCATCTTGGAAAGCTGAGAACACCTCCTGTGGTGACGTCGTCAGACGACATCTAGGGTCTCCGCCGGTTGTTCGACCACGTGCAGACACACAGACGAGGACTACAGGCCCTCGGAATTTCCCCGTCAACGTACGCCGCGTTACTCGTGGACATCATCCTCAAGGCGTTACCTGGTGATATCACCGTCGAGTACTATCGTCGATCGGCTCGTGGATCCATAGTTTCTGCACAACCGAACACGTCAGGCGGCCACCAGGGCTCCCAACGGAACGACGAAAGCACCAGAATGACGGGGTCATCCGGATCCGAGCTCGACAGCATTCTCGATTTTCTACAAATAGAAGTGGAGAGCAGAGAGAAAGCTGGTAACAGCAATGCTAGCAAAAATGATTCTGGTCGAGATCAACAAGCGAAGGGAAACCGACTCAAGAAACCCCGACCAGCATCCGCAGTTTTGCATGCATCGGCGAAGGTGGCACGGTGCAACTTCTGCGATTCCGAGCAGCACACGATGGAGAACTGCACCGCCCCCATAGATTTGGATCGAAAAAAGAGGATACTCTCCGCAGAAAGTCGCTGTTTTAGGTGTACAGTGAAAGGACACCGCGCCAAAGATTGCAGGAGGAGGGTTGTATGCTCGTCGTGCAAAGGCAAACACGTGACTTCACTCTGCGACCCCAACTGGAACTCCGTCTCGGGGACGAAGGTTAAAACGGTCGAAACAACAAGCATGTACGCCGCAAGCACAGGAGGAGCAAACGATGGCGACGTCGTGCTATTACAGACATTTCGAGCGTGGATTCTCGCCGGAAAACAGTCGGCCTATGTTAGAGGGATCTTTGATGGCGGCAGCCAGAAGACTTTCGTCCGTCAAGATGTATCCAGGCGGTTGAACCTGGAGAAGCTAGGCGACATAGTGGTGAGGCTGAACACCTTTGGCGACGCTACGGCGGGAGGAGTCGTTCACCGACAGAAACTG includes these proteins:
- the LOC135395407 gene encoding uncharacterized protein LOC135395407, with translation MDRLKPKRAVRRTQTTKVINEATAALADPTTTPQTYASLLERLLHNSKELSILDREIEPLITDQHMDQEYATVLEYEDQVLKMTSLLKAKATEPVLNIVAATTTSTNPISNSGRPSAVRLPRLQLQTFNGDLAKWTPFWEQFRQSIHENEDLSRREKFQYLRSLLSGLPAAAIAGLQATEMCYQDAIDILTRRFGDQKRIGQEHLGKLRTPPVVTSSDDI